The genomic stretch TCAGATTTAGAGTCTTGGACTATGATTtacctatttaagaaatgagtcAGTTTTGATCGGTCTAGTATTGAATTTGATCGGATTTTAGGCTTTAACCGATCTTTTCTTAATAGGGCTATTATAGGGCCTTAAAAGATAATATATCAATAAAACCTTAAACGGGTCTTAAACGgtttttaattgtcttagatttaaaatgtcttaatatattttattaaatcatcaataatttagaaaagatattacacttaattacatttgataattgataaatatcaatatatatatatatatatatatattctatgttatccataaaatcaaattataaatataaacgGTTGTGTTAAACGTATAGAACAAGTCAGGCTTGTAAACGAGCCAGGCCAGGCCAGTTGGGCGCACTTCGGGCTTATCCTTTGCACCATGTAttatctatttataaatgggtcgggccttagcccgacacgtttaataatcaGACTGGTTGGTCTAACAGATGcgggcttgggattgacacctCTAATGCAAAGGGTGTCAATCGTTCGGTTCCCAATTTCCAGTTTGATTTTGGTCTGTTCATGATAGAATGTGTACAAATCAAACTTGTATAATTTCATTACCTCaatcaaaactgaatcaaattGGTTCGATTTTATTCAATTCTAATTCAGATTTCTGTATTTTGTTTCATCCAAATTGTATATGATCTTAGTAATCTGGTTTTATTCAGTTTACTTCTTTAGTCCGTACTAGACTTAGGAATATCTCATACttctttaaggaaaaaaagaaaagaaaagaaaaagagtatcTCATACTACCTCTGAAGAATTAAGGTACCAAAAACACAAGAGTGCAAAACTACAAAGAGACAGggtgatacggccaaattgattgcttagtagggtaaggacacgcatcgcccacctggacacgtgtcacccacctgatagaggctgtaaggactctaccacgtcaaccgcgtgaagagaatatcccccacgaaggggataggacgtatccgagtaggactctaaaaggaaaggaggtggacccgaggaggactcctccaaggaaagggaaaaccctaaaccctaagagttATATAAGAAGGCCTGAGAGGAAGGTAGAAGGTAAGgatcaaaacccacaccattactcctgtaaaaactgtgcggccgatctctaattTGAgagtcggaggactaatcctggataaagctccgggcctctgccttatgttcttgtgcaggatcagctcatacagattttcggcagcaacacagggtaaaaagaaaaatcttaaaacTTGTGTTTTGATCTTTTAGGTTTGATATAATTTAGGTTCAAATTGTGCGGATTacattttatttggtttgattcaaactATTGATTTTAACGGAagtaatgaatggcaattggaAGAACTCATTTACCTATCATTCAAGAGGAGATACTTTTTTTtgtgacttgaaaaaaattaCCTGTTGCCAACAGGATAGATCTTTCAGTTTGTAGCTCAATGAAATTAATGAGGAAAGGTTGGTGAGGTCACTCATCTTTTGATGCGTGACGagacaacctttttttttttttttttttttcctgaacaTTATTCTGACCAAGAGTTCATATCTgcatggttttattttattttattttatttttttttgagatttgtaTGGCATTATGCACTAGTACCATATAgtaaattttccaatttttccacTCAACATGGGAAGGGggacctttttttctttgtcatATGTGACAGATACCGTTCATACAATGATAATTCTCTAACCTCCACCACGCGTCTCCATAAAATGCTAAACAATACCTAAAATCATCGGTTTGAGTCAAACTGAATAAAGTTTAATTCACACGATTTAACCCCAAGtcattctaaaccctaaaaggcCAAAACAAGagttttaagattttattttatatgtcTCTTTGTAGTCTTGCACTTccaattattttctcttttgtgcCTTAATTCTTCAAAGGTAGTATGAGATCTAAAATCGAGATTTATAGCAAATTGAGAGGTTTCCATGAAAGGCAATGTGGCCTTGCGCCAATGCGGGGGTCAATAGAAAATGCATGAAAATATCAGTAAGGATGGGATTTTTGTATTTAAGTGTGAGTGGATCATTATTTTCATTACATTCACCATGCATCCTTTTGtgctattatttttttcaatatattattatattcataatatatatatatatatatatcttttttttttttttaaagagaaaacaacaagaaatttattgaaatataaaatcatgaaCTTTTACATCCATTACTACATTAGAATTCGTAGTCCACATTGCCTCTAAAAGTTAAGAATTTAAGAAGGGAACACCGAACATGAAATGAATTGATCAGGACAAATATAGAAGAAGGAAAAGCTTTAGCAAAATAAGAAGAGATGAGTccctaaaatttcaaattttaagcaAAAGCTGCAATTTTTGTGAACTCCCAATCGACAGCCTTCTTGAGGAAGCTATCCTGTTCGAGGACCATTTGAATGGGCAAGAACCCCAAACCATTAACCACGGCGAGCATCATCCCCTTAGTCTCCTCCATAAACTCCTCCAAATCCACTGTCCCATTAGAATCATGATCGAACTGCAAGAACAGAGACCGATACACTACTGCGAGTTCATCTGGGTCCATCTTCAGATCGACCCCAAAGTGGGTCTCGAAGATCCTCAGGCTCTGCAACTCCTTCTCCATCTCTGCATAGGACAGAATACCATCATGGTTTGTATCCAGATGATCAAAGCGGTCACGAACAGAATTCTTGAaagcttcttcatcttcaatgaaGTTCAGAATGGTTGTAGCGTCAAACACTTCTacgctcatcttcttcttcgtctccaATTAACTCAACAGGAATTCAGTTTCTTTAATGCCTAAGCAGAAAAGCCCTTAAATGAAGATCAAAGGACAAAAGCAGAATCAAGATTTCTAGTATTGGGTTGAAGATTTGAGTTGGGGTTAGCTTTGTTTTGCCTGCTATTTATATAGGATTAATGGCAGACTCTGTTCTTATTACAAGCTTCCCCCGTTTTCCATCCTTCATAGTTTCtgactttcttctcttctccactgAAGTTTCCTAAACCCAGTCAAACGAACCCAACCAAACCAATGGTTTAAGCcctggttttaaaaaataaaatattttttaatcaaaaaaaggggaaaaccaTGTGACTCGGCCTGATTCtgttttttaaaaccatggtgaGATCACTTTGACCATGTTTGACCCAGCCAGAATGTTCTAGAAATCCTTTATGATTAACAAAGTATGAGATAGCCGAATTGGCAATTGGAACAGCCTCCCCGGATTTTGATTCATGGATTAAGAATCGGTATCATATCAGTCGGTAATATCAATACCTACTATCACTAGAGATTGGGAATTTCGGCTAAAAGtgaattgttttttaatttacgTCGAATTCAACACCGACACAAATCAATATGGCTGACATGGCCATTGATaacgatacctaaaaccatgacaTGGTGGAGAAATTGGTCAGAgccactgttagcaaaaacgggaaaaaaaaaaaaaacaaaaatggacggtacgagttttaaacagtaaaaatttTCGAATGATACTGTCAtataaacagtaaaaaaaaaaatagagaacagtaaaaaatttaaacaaacGGAACCAAAAAAAGAGCATGTAAACGGGCCAGGGCAATTGGGCGCACTTCGGGCTTAtcccttgcaccgtgtactatctgtttataaatgggccggaccttagcccgacatgtttaataatcaGACTGGTCGGTCTAAGAGATGTGGGTTTGGGATTGACACCTCTAATGCAAAGGGTGTCAATCGTTCAGTTCCCAATTTCCAGTTTGATTTTGGTCGGTTCATGATAGAATGTGTACAAACCAAACTCGAATAATTTCATTACCTCaatcaaaactgaatcaaattGGTTCGATTTTATTCAATTCTAATTCAGATTTCTGTATTTTGTTTCATCCAAATTGTATATGATCTTAGTAATCTGGTTTTGTTCAGTTTACTTCTTTAGCCAGTACTAGACTTAGGAATATCTCATAcgtctttaagaaaaaaaaaaaagagtatctCATACTACCTCTGAAGAATTAAGGTACCAAAAAACAAGAGTGCGAAACTGCAAAGAGAGAGACAGGGTAAAAAGATCTTAAAACTCGTGTTTTGATCTTTTAGGTTTGATATGATTTAGGTTCAAATTGTGCGGATTacattttatttggtttgattcaaactATTGATTTTAACCGAagtaatgaatggcaattggaAGAACTCATTTACCTATCATTCAATAGGAGATACTTTTTTGTGACTTGAAAATAATTACCTTTTGTTAACAGAGATAGATCTTTCATTTTGCAGCTCAATGACATGAATGAGGAAATGTTGGTGAGGTCATTCATCTTCTGATACAGTCAAGAGacaacctttttttatttttttgcccgAACATTATTCTGACCAAGAGTTCACATTtgtatgggttttttttttttttttttttttttttgggagatttGTATGGCATTAGGCACTAGTACCATATAAgtaaattttccaatttttccacTCAACATGGGAAGGGggacctttttttctttatcataTGTGACAGATGTTGTTCATACAATGATAATTCTCTAACCTCCACCACGCTTCTCCATAAAATGCTAAACAATACCTAAAATCATCAGTTTGAGTCAAACTGAATAAAGTTTAATTCACACGATTTAAACCCAAGtcattctaaaccctaaaaggcCAAAACACAagttttaagattttattttatatgcCTCTTTGCAGTCTTGCACTTtcaattattttctcttttgtacCTTAAGGTAGTATGAGATCTAAAGTCCAGATTTAGCAAATTGAGAGGTTTCGATGAAAGGCAATGTGGCATTGCGCCAATGCGGAGGTCAATAGAAAATGCACAAAAATATCAGTGAGGATGAggtttttatatttaattgtGAGTGGGTCATTATTCTCATTACATTCACCGTGCATCATTttgtgctatttttttttttcaatatattattatggcaaaagtttttctggtcGGCAGACCAGCTAACCGTATAGCTGGTCGGGGCTCATCTTATCCCTTCAAAAGGGATCTCAAAATCATAGCCGTTCATTGATTATATAATGTctgtttctcttatttctctcgtctctcctctcattttctctcctctctcatctctGCTACTGCTGGCCTTGCTACTGAAAGAAGCAACTCACTGCCTCTGCTATTGAAAGAGGCAACTCACCGGATTCATCGGACCTCAGTTTGCCGGTGAGTATTTGGATCGTAGTCATGAACCCAATTCCTTAGATTTCTCTGGTGCGgggatttttttgttgttcttcaAACCCTAGGTCTGTTGATTGAATTTCTTGATTggtttcttcctttttaaaTTTGCATATGTAATCGAAGGAGTTCGTTTTGATTCTAACCGATCCCAATCTCGACATAAGATTCTCTCCCGTCNNNNNNNNNNNNNNNNNNNNatatatatatatatatatatatatataaagagaaaacaacaagaaatttattgaaatataaaatcatgaaCTTTTACATCCATTACTACACTAGAATTCGTAGTCCACATTGCCTCTAAAAGTTAAGAATTTAAGAAGGGAACACCGAACATGAAATGAATTGATCAGGACAAATATAGAAGAAGGAAAAGCTTTAGCAAAATAAGAAGAGATGAGTccctaaaatttcaaattttaagcaAAAGCTGCAATTTTTGCGAACTCCCAATCAACAGCCTTCTTGAGGAAGCTATCCTGTTCGAGGACCATTTGAATGGGCAAGAACCCCAAACCATTAACCACGGCGAGCATCATCCCCTTAGTCTCCTCCATAAACTCCTCCAAATCCACTGTCCCATTAGAATCATGATCGAACTGCAAGAACAGAGACCGATAGACTACTGCGAGTTCATCTGGGTCCATCTTCAGATCGACCCCAAAGTGGGTCTCGAAGATCCTCAAGCTCTGCAACTCCTTCTCCATCTCTGCATAGGACAGAATACCATCATGGTTTGTATCCAGATGATCAAAGCGGTCACGAACAGAATTCTTGAaagcttcttcatcttcaatgaaGTTCAGAATGGTTGTAGCGTCAAACACTTCTacgctcatcttcttcttcgtctccaATTAACTCAACAGGAATTCAGTTTCTTTAATGCCTAAGCAGAAAAGCCCTTTAATGAAGATCAAAGGACAAAAGCAGAATCAAGATTTCTAGTATTGGGTTGAAGATTTGAGTTGGGGTTAGCTTTGTTTTGCCTGCTATTTATGTAGGATTAATGGCAGACTCTGTTCTTATCACAAGCTTCCCCCGTTTTCCATCCTTCATAGTTTCtgactttcttctcttctccactgAAGTTTACTAAACCCAGCCCAACGAACCCAACCAAACCAATGGTTTAAGCCCTggttttagaaaataaaatattttttaatcaaaaaaagtggaaaaccaTGTGACTCGGCCTGATTCtgttttttaaaaccatggtgaGATCACTTTGACCATGTTTGACCCAGCCAGAATGTTCTAGAAGTCCTCTATGACTAACAAAGTTTGAATTGGATCAGCCTCCCCGGATTTTGATTCATGgattaagtattggtatcatatcaaGCGGTAATATCAATACCTAATATCACTATAGATTGAGAATTTCAGCTAAAAGtgaattgttttttaatttacatCAAATTCAACACCGACACAAGTTAATATGACTAACATGGTCATTGATaacgatacctaaaaccatgacaTGGTGGAGAAACTGGTCAGAgccactgttagcaaaaatgagaacgaaaaaagaaaaacaaaaatggacGGTATgagttttaaacagtaaaaatttTCGCACGATACGGTCaaataaacagtaaaaaaaaatagagaacagtaaaaaatttaaaaaaagggaaccaaaaaaagggtactatactcgtataaattaaaaaattattacatgaatacttgcatttaatgttcaaaataaTTACAGTATtcaacactaatgcatatatatatcatgtctcattataagttttatgacatataattgaatatcatccactatcaattctaaattcatataacacacatgtccaagttttattgagcaatgtgacttAGTTATGatattgttcattgttgtcaacatagtcaacacactcttggagtaatgtatgttaTATTTGAGTTAAGTaatcatcactttagaaacatttttcaacaAACGCCTcagtttgtatctcaatttcagGATCCATACGTTGATATTGAGTTAAATGTGAtaatcatgagaaatataggtcattgagttagcttcaagttggtgaaagaatcaagtggatcaaagttcgggagagagataTGGTTAATTAAATAGACATTATGTTCACTAAGCcttaaaaaataccaaaaaaggGGAACATGTTTAGAACGAAAATGCTTGCCGTTTGTTGTTTTTCTAAATATCTTTGAGAAGCATACGAAAAATcatgttttaaacagtaaaaaatgaaaacgtgtttaaaactaaatgcgtttttgctaacagtgtcAGAGCCACGGATTTCTGATAACTTGGTCCGAATGGTTTTAGGTCCGGTCCATTGTATCTGAGTTGAAATTTGAAAGTCAAAAGAAATTGTCAAACAAGTCAAAAAATTTAGATTTTGCTTTATAGGCCACACCGTGTTGAACGTCTTTAGTCTTGCGGACCATAGTCCCACAGGCCTCAGTTTCCAAATCCGTCTCTGCTCCAGACgttccttcaaaatcaacaagaCCCACAGACACAGGAATTACAATGGATTCCTTTTTTATGGGACTCAATGGAAGTTGTTACCACTTACAAGGGTCCTAACTTCTACGTATCGAAATCAGGATCGGTCTCAACTGATATCGATATAAGATAACTCATATCAGTCAGTTTTACCTTTATCATAAAAATCGTTT from Macadamia integrifolia cultivar HAES 741 chromosome 14, SCU_Mint_v3, whole genome shotgun sequence encodes the following:
- the LOC122060462 gene encoding uncharacterized protein LOC122060462, coding for MSVEVFDATTILNFIEDEEAFKNSVRDRFDHLDTNHDGILSYAEMEKELQSLRIFETHFGVDLKMDPDELAVVYRSLFLQFDHDSNGTVDLEEFMEETKGMMLAVVNGLGFLPIQMVLEQDSFLKKAVDWEFAKIAAFA
- the LOC122060574 gene encoding uncharacterized protein LOC122060574; translation: MSVEVFDATTILNFIEDEEAFKNSVRDRFDHLDTNHDGILSYAEMEKELQSLRIFETHFGVDLKMDPDELAVVYRSLFLQFDHDSNGTVDLEEFMEETKGMMLAVVNGLGFLPIQMVLEQDSFLKKAVDWEFTKIAAFA